One part of the Haliotis asinina isolate JCU_RB_2024 chromosome 2, JCU_Hal_asi_v2, whole genome shotgun sequence genome encodes these proteins:
- the LOC137274305 gene encoding uncharacterized protein produces the protein MDEDEIEVKVMNEGDTKRDSEDAIIPKGSENATAKRLDSQTPEINEISQSDFNIQDKDQLESANMSIAEDELAADEKRPGDDKDLMKSQIYEETSARLSDVSTIKDQSEGNSELSVEERDLGVYEDVSDLDEAVADLDIELEPEILGEKLMDSMLRKGSKSATSTHKSRIGSALSNIDEAEELSQPSCIEDGETTLEVAEHVRRPATSGCETDAPLSRAKLNTPASISAYTDVTTEIRNLESRDTTRNLETREAVFRRALTLMSNRCTSVNQNPADVTMPSTLISVDEPPFGVTQPTYFYIHQRRPSPMAPLKAWRGYNGNVYFEPISIKSVAKSKVTDPSDEVHAAQLAKYDPRIGVSNHTPSARPASTPPSRSNTRESMRSSVTRRPITQRQMTVFDRRPVTSSSHQQENMAWGERNADTGSLAMRPPSSSSREAKLAACNREKIIKGSVVQRLREQKQAAMRKPQLKVNGDKFTPAHTLSPLLRTQTQYSHSNQRMTMNSPDPHQGVYDHLPPLDQIRASLRHMDHVDSMSEPSYNRMSPYGRKVTLTDELKPFIKYSPDIRAKYLKQVQYLT, from the exons ATGGATGAGGATGAAattgaggtcaaggtcatgaaTGAAGGTGACACTAAGAGAGACTCTGAAGACGCAATTATTCCAAAGGGTTCTGAAAATGCTACTGCAAAGAGATTAGATTCTCAAACTCCAGAAATAAATGAGATAAGCCAATCAGATTTCAATATTCAGGATAAAGACCAGTTAGAATCAGCCAACATGAGTATTGCTGAAGATGAGCTAGCTGCTGATGAGAAAAGACCAGGTGATGATAAGGATTTGATGAAATCACAGATTTATGAGGAAACATCTGCCAGGCTGTCAGATGTGTCAACTATCAAAGACCAGTCAGAGGGCAATTCAGAGTTGAGCGTGGAAGAACGTGACCTTGGGGTGTATGAGGATGTATCTGACCTTGATGAGGCAGTGGCTGACCTTGACATTGAACTGGAACCAGAAATTCTGGGAGAAAAACTGATGGACAGCATGCTTAGAAAAGGAAGTAAATCAGCAACTTCTACACATAAAAGTCGAATTGGATCAGCCTTGTCTAATATAGATGAGGCTGAGGAGCTGTCTCAGCCATCTTGTATTGAGGATGGGGAGACAACCCTGGAAGTTGCTGAGCATGTTAGGCGACCAGCCACTAGTGGATGTGAGACCGATGCCCCGCTGTCCCGTGCAAAGCTCAATACTCCAGCAAGTATTAGTGCATACACAGATGTGACTACAGAAATTAGGAATTTGGAGTCAAG AGACACGACAAGAAACCTTGAGACACGAGAAGCTGTATTCCGTCGTGCCCTGACCTTGATGTCCAATCGTTGTACCAGCGTGAACCAGAATCCAGCAGACGTCACAATGCCATCTACTCTCATCAGTGTGGATGAACCTCCATTTGGAGTCACTCAGCCAACATATTTCTACATCCATCAGCGACGGCCTTCACCCATGGCTccactgaag GCATGGCGTGGTTACAATGGAAATGTGTACTTTGAGCCAATCTCTATTAAGTCAGTTGCGAAGAGCAAGGTCACAGACCCCAGTGATGAGGTTCATGCTGCTCAGCTGGCAAAGTACGACCCTCGCATTGGTGTCTCTAATCACACACCCAGTGCCAGACCTGCATCAACCCCACCATCACGCTCCAACACAAGAGAGTCCATGCGCAGTTCGGTCACTCGACGACCCATCACACAAAGGCAAATGACAGTGTTTGATCGAAGGCCGGTTACTTCCAGTTCACATCAGCAAGAGAATATGGCTTGGGGTGAACGAAATGCGGACACGGGTAGCCTTGCAATGAGACCACCAAGTTCATCAAGTCGAGAGGCAAAACTAGCTGCATGCAATCGAGAAAAAATCATAAAAGGTTCAGTAGTTCAGCGGTTACGGGAACAGAAACAAGCCGCGATGAGGAAACCTCAGCTCAAAGTAAATGGCGACAAGTTCACACCAGCTCATACCCTATCTCCGCTACTTCGCACACAGACTCAGTATTCTCATAGCAACCAGAGGATGACGATGAACAGCCCGGATCCCCATCAAGGCGTGTACGATCATCTGCCACCACTGGACCAGATCCGGGCCAGCTTGCGCCACATGGATCATGTAGACAGTATGAGTGAACCATCCTACAACCGAATGTCTCCGTATGGCAGGAAAGTGACCCTCACCGATGAACTCAAACCTTTCATCAAGTACAGCCCAGACATACGGGCCAAATACTTGAAACAGGTCCAGTATCTCACTTGA